The Aminipila terrae nucleotide sequence TGCTCCCCAGGAAAACGGAGCGTGTATCAAAACAAGAACGGTTAAGGGTGGAGTAAAAGACCAGTACTGGACAACCTTAACCGTAGAGTTTTTAACCAAATACCCACGGTATGACTTAACCGGGGATGCGACACAACGGTTCAGTTATAGAATAAAGGTAACAGACAGCAAGGGAGATTCCGATGAGGCCTATAAAGAGTTTGATGTAGTTCCGGATAAACCTCCTGTGCCGGTAATCAATATGCAGACGACATTTTTAAGAGCAGAGGGAACCAATACAGCCAAACTTGAAGCAGCAGACGGAAGTCAGAGTGATGGTGATCAGCTGCTAAGGACCTGGAGCATTGTAAATCACAATCCTTTAGATAACAAAAGGATTGGTGACTTTGTTAATGCAACTACAGTAAATGGCTATGAAAACTTAGCCTTTGGGACAAATCAGACCATTGGATGGAACAAGGAGGGGGTAGGTAAAACTACTGTGAAGCTCCATGTGAAAGATGTCTGGACTGAACCAACCTTAGAGGAATACATAAATCCGTCCGATTATTTAGAAGCGGAAACCACGGCAGGAACAGAGGTTATCAATATCGCTCCTGTAGTCAGCATAGAACCTTTAGAAATGCTGAAGGCGAATATTTCTATCATGGTTAAGGCAAGTGAGTATCAGGCCGTACAAAATCAGGTAAACAGTCTGCAGGCAGCACTGATTGAAAATGGTATAGATGGAAATGTGTCCTTAGTAAAACTTGCGGATGGGTCAAAAGAGGGACAGGCAACCATAACGGGAGATGTTTCATACATGGGTACATATAACTGTGATTCGGGAATGATGTATCTGGTTCATGGTGGGGATAGCAGTTCCTACAAAATAAGTGCTTATGATAGTGATACCGCTAAAGAAGTATGGAGCTATCCTATTGGAGCCAATGGAGTTTCCAGCATATATATTGACAGAAACAGAGAAAAATATGTCATTGCTAATCAGAACCTAAATGGAACTAAAACAGCTGTTATTCTTGACCGGAATACAGGAGCATATTTAACAGGAATAAACGGAGTTTACTTAGACGGTGAAATCTTCTTAAGCAACGATGAAAAAAGGCTGTATTGTGTAAATAATACAGGAATATATCGGTTAGACCTTAAAACCGGGGAGTACAAATGCGTAATCAGTGATAATACCATCAGCCTGCCTCGCATGAATAAAGGAAAGATAGGTTATGCTGGAAAAATGGCAGACAGCCAGTATTACCTGGGTACTTTTGATATGAAGACCGAGCAGGTTAACAAACTGGCAGCTCCTGTGTATGATTATACGACTACACCAAATGAAATGGGTGGTGGAGGAATTGACGTACTTGATTGGAGCAATGACGGTAAAATACTGATTAGAAAAAGTTCCGCTAACTATGGGGACTCTTATGGGGGCGATATTTGGCTGGTGGATACAATAAATGCCACTCAAAAACATATATATGGTGATAATGGGCGTGAGAATAGTATAAGTGGAGGGTTAGTCTTAAATGAGCGTGGAAACTGCCGTTATGTGGTAGCAACCAATGTCTGCAGGTCCGATGCCTATAAATATTATAACAATGCATATATCTACGATTTAAAGAGCAATCAGATTGCATCAACATCAAGTGGTAAAAAAACCTCTGGAACTCATTTGGACCATGGTTTTTATAACAGTGTAGATAACGCTATCTATATTTATGAATTTGCTTTCTATGGCAAAGCAGCTAAATATAATGTGACAGAAGGCAAATGGGAACAGAACTGGGGCAGTTCCATATTTGACAGTTATTCAGGAAATTTGAAAACCTTTGATAATGGTCTTTTTTCCTTTAATGACGGAAACAATGATGGGCGACACGATAGTACTTATACCATGTATTATCTTAAAAGATTAGCTTCCCAGGATGATATAGCCTATAAAGCTTTGGAAAGACATTCTAACCTAAATAATGAGGATAGAAGCTATGTGACCTTTATGGGAATGGATAGTAGCAGTTTGCCTGTTACCAGTGAGGTTATAAAGGAGGCAGGAGCTAAGGGTATAACTTTAGATTTAGGGGATTCCCTTGCTTCCCTTGCGGACAAGATAAAAGGCTTATCCAAGGAAGCAGGATATAAGCTTCAATTATTAGGGAATAAAGCAAACTCAGCAACCATTTCAAAAGAACTAGGGTTACTCCCAAATACAAAGTATAACTACAGTTATGATATGCAATTATTATCCGGTTCTGCTATAGATATCTTTACGGTTCAGCGAACACCGGATAAAGACAATGGCATGAAGTATTATAAGGAAGTTATATATCAGGAAGATTTTACCCCAAGATATTCCGGAAGAAGATTGCAGTCAGGTGTAGGAAGTGCCACCTTTACTTTAGAAAGAAATGGTTATGTTTCCTTTAAGATGAACACGGATATTTATGGGAGCAGAACCATACTGATTGATGGGAGAACCATTGCATCCTGGAATTACGATAATGGCAGCTGTAAAAATGAAGAGCGTACTTTCCTAGCCTTTTTACCTCCGGGAACCCATACAGTTACTTCTTCTGCAGGGGACCAGAACAGCGTTATCAAAACTATTGAAGCCGGGTATCTGTCAACAGAGGATAATACCTTCAGCAATACAGGGATAAGCTTGCAGGAGGGTTCAGAAGGAAAGGTTACAGGCTCCTTTACCAGCCCGAAAGATTTAATGTTTTACAAAAATGAAACCGCTTACACTGCAACAAGGATAAACGGATATGACATGGTGAATAAAGGATATATGACTTTTGATGCCATGCAGGGGTATGGGTATATAACAGACAATGGCAGTAATTTAAATGTCCATTCAGATAGCAGGGTAAGCAATAAAGGTTACTTGAATGCCAATTTATATGTGAGAATACAAGCGCCACCCGATAAGAAACTGTTAATAAAGAGCAGCAGGGAAGTATTAATACTTAATGAAGGGGAGTATACCTTCTTTAAATTTACAGATAAAGTATATTACGCCAATCATGGATACAGCAGAGAATTTACAGTTATGTCAGGAATAGAAGCAGTAGAAATACCTGCGAATAACTGTCCCTGGTTTAAAGATGCCGTTCTCCTGGGAAGCTTTGCAACCGTGGCAGCAGGAAACAAAATTGGCTCTGACAGCTATGGAAAAGACTTTTACTGGATTGATACAGCTTCAGCAGATTGTAAGGTCTATAAATGTACTATAACGGACCCAAAAGATAGAAATGTAATCATAGGCTTTACGAATGTAAATAGTAACAATAATTTAAACATTTTAATCTCAAATCTGAGACTGGAAATGGTTAATAACAGCAAAAACGCTAAAGGTAATCAGGTTCTGAGTAAATTTGCCAGTGAAAACAGCCTGAATAGTTGGAACCTACAAACCAAAGGAAGCGGTATAGCAGCAATGAAACAAGTAGAGCCTGTTAAGAAGGACGAAGAAGCCCCACTTGTTTACAAGAAAGGACAGTTAGTATCCTATAAAATCTATTATAGCGATTATGAAAATGATCCAGGAAAAGCAGGTTACTGGTTGTATGCACACACCCCTTACAACGATGGAGTCCATCCAGATGCAGCTATTATTTACGATGAAGATGGTAATATCAAATCAATCTGGGGCAGGCAGTAACCCCAGGATCAGTTACTATTGACGATGCTTTAAATATAGCAAAGTCCAAAGAACTGAAGATACTAGATAAACCAATTGATCGTTTCTATGTGGATGGCAAGTATACCGTGTATCATTGGCAGTACGATGACACCTCAAGAGGATTAATACCAGGTGGCTATCCAGCCTACGATAAAGTTTCCAACACTGCAGAACTGACATTTTACATAGAAGGCAGCGCAACAGCTCCATGGATAACGGGAATTAGTACCAGTCCTGTAAAGGTTACGGAAAATAACTACTTTAGTATCAATGCAGGAATAGATGATGTGGAAAAAGATGTTTTAAACCTTACAACGGAGGTCTATAAGGATAAGAAGCATATCTTTACCCACAGAAAAAAGAATATAAAGCCTATAGATTCTTTGGGACAAATATCTGTTAATGGCAAACATGGAGATGGCACACCAGCGGTAGGTGATATAACTTATCCGGTTACAAACACAGGAGACCTTCCAGATAAAGCACAGGCAGGAATCTATCAGGTAGTCTGTACCGTAAGAGATCAGACGGGTGCCGGCATAGGAACATATAAGTTTATTGTACTAAGTGAAGGAAAAATAATCGGACAGGTTTATCATACAGATCAGTGGGAGATAAATCGAAAAAAGTATAATCTGAACCGCTTTAAGGATGAGATAAACAAGAATATACCTTATGATGATTATATGAAGTTGAAACAGCCAAGGACCAGAGGCGTGAATGTATTCTGGTCTGGTGAAAAGTTTATGCTTAGCGCTGATGTTGCTGGAAAACCCATAAAGGTTACATGCAAAATAAATGGAACCTCCTACGGGGCAAACATGAAAAACAGCGGGAAGAAAAATGCTGCAGGTGAAACGGTTTATACAGGAAGTATTTGGGATAGATCCATGATTAATAAATGGGGCAGAAAAGAACCTGTAGAATTAACATTTACATTCAGTGCCGTCTATAGCAGCGGCATTACAAAAAGACATGAAGTTAAAATCATAGTAGATAACATGGAAGACTACTGGAAGTTACATAGGGTATTTTAGATAACGTTTAATAATTAAGTTGTCCCGTTATATTCATCTTTGTTTTTTAAGTAGTAAATCAATGAATCAGATAATATATTATATTACATTTAATAAATGGAGGGTGCTAGATGAAATCAGTAAAAGCATTTCAAAATTCTTGTATTCCGCCAAGTCAGCTTAATTTGATATTTCAATCCCGAACAGTCTGGAGAGATTTATCCACTTGGCTCCGGGCATATTTAGCAAGTAAACATGGAGGACTAGGGATAAGGAAGCAATAAGGGAAAAAATAAGTGAAGTATTATTAAAATTTAGTAATATTCTAAGCCTGATTTTTGGAGAGTCATATGCGGATGAATATATTGCACTATTAAACAATTACATTAACACTTTAGATTTACTTATTGATGCACAAATACAGGGTGATGCTGATGCGGTAAATAAATATACAAAGGAACTGTATGAAAGTGCAGATCAGATAGCTTCTTTTTTGTCAAAAATAAATCCATACTGGGTAGAAAGTGAATGGAAAAGCTTACTGTACCAATTTAGTGAAAAGACAATTGATGAATCAACTACCTTTCAAAATAAAGAATTTAAAGAAAATGTAGATGTTTTTGACAGAATTTTAAATCTTACCTCGCTGATAGGTGACTACTATTCACAGGGGTTGCTTAATTATCTCAACTTTTCCAGATAAGAACAATTATTTTAAGAGATTAAATTTCTTTAATCTCTTAAATGTATTTGTACAAGTTATGATAATATTAAGTTTAAAATAATTTTATGATTAAATGAACCAAAATGTAAAGATAGTAAAATAGTCTACTCAATATGATACATATATGATAGAATTTTCCTGATACGTAAAACAACTGGTGAAATTAATGCTTATTATCAAGGGGTGTAATCATGTTACAAAAAATTCTGATAGTTGAAGATGATGCAGCTTTATGTAATGGGATTATACTTGCGTTAAATAATGATAACTATTTATTTATGTCCGCTCATACCATTGCAGAGGCAGAAAATCTGTGTAATCAAAACAACTATCAACTTATAATTCTGGATATCAATTTGCCAGATGGGAATGGGATTGATTTTCTAAAGTGGATTAAAAGTCGTAGTGATGTAAAAGTGATTTTGCTTACGGCAAATGATATGGAAATTGATATTGTTACAGGATTGGAAAGCGGTGCGGACGATTATATAACGAAACCTTTCAGTCTGATGATACTCCGTGCAAGAGTGAATACTCAGCTTAGAAAGATTCAGTCCCAGAATAAATTTGTCATTGATGATTTTAGTTTTAATTTTGAAACCATGAATTATAAAAAGGGAAACAGCCTAGTAGAATTAAGTAAAACAGAACAGAAACTGCTTTGGCTGCTATTGAATAACAGGGGTAACACTGTTCCAAGGCAGGTACTGATAAGCCGAATATGGGATGATAGTGCAGAATATGTGGATGAAAACTCACTTTCCGTAAGTATTAAAAGACTTAGAGATAAACTGGAGGACAATTCATCAAAACCAGAGTATATTAAGACTATTTATGGAATAGGGTATAGCTGGGCGGTGAGATGATGAATATTTTTAAATTAAATAAAATCATGAATCGTCTGGAGCAGATGGTAGAAAATGCGATTAATGATCAATTTATTGAGGATGAGTTTGATGAAACTAAAATGTCTGCACTAGAAACACGGCTTAAACGTTATATGCTGAAGAACCAAATCCAATCAAAGCAGATTGAAAAAGAACGACAGCAAATCAGTGAGCTCATATCTGATATATCTCATCAGACCAAAACACCTATAGCCAATTTAATGCTATATAGTGATTTATTATGGGAGCAGAAAGAACTTAGCCCATATAGCAGGCAATTAATTGAGGAAATAACGAGACAAAGTGAGAAGTTTAACTTTCTGGTGGGCTCCCTTATAAAAACCTCCAGGCTGGAAAATGGCATTATTAATGTTCTCCCTGCAGACAACAGTATAGACCAATTGATTCAGGATGCCATGAAACAAGTTGAGATAAACGCTGAAAAGAAAAAGATTTCAATTCTTTATGATAACACAGGAGATAAATGCAGGTTTGATTATAAGTGGACTTTAGAAGCTGTTTACAATATCCTTGATAACGCTGTGAAATATACAAAAGAAGGTGGATCCATAAAAATATGGACAGAAGCCTATGAAATGTTTTACAAGATAATTATTAAAGATAATGGTATAGGTATAGAGGAATCAGAGCAGAGCAAAATATTTTCCAGATTCTATAGAAGTAGAAATGTTTCTGATAAGGAAGGTGTTGGAATAGGTTTGTATCTTTCCAGAGAGATTATAGAGCGGCAGGGAGGATATATAAAAGTAGATTCGTCATTGGGAATAGGTGCAGCATTTTGCGTCTTTTTACCTAAGTAAATCTTACAAAAGTGTTAGATTTGGGAAAGATTGTGGCAAGAATCCGATAGTATAATCTGTATTGTAGGAAACTATTATACAGATTTTTTTATGGAGGAAATATAAATGAACATTTTAGAATGTAAGGAACTTAGAAAATTCTATGGACATGGAGAGACGACAGTCAAAGCCCTTGATGGAATTAATTTAGCAATCAAAAACGGTGAGTTTGTAGCAATTGTAGGCACATCTGGAAGCGGAAAATCCACTCTTTTACATATGCTTGGAGGGCTGGACCGTCCAACAGACGGAAGTGTTACTGTGGATGGTAAGGAAATTTTTACTTTAAAAGATGATGCATTAACTATTTTTAGGAGAAGAAAGATTGGTTTTGTTTTTCAGAATTATAATTTGGTACCTGTCTTAAATGTTTACGAAAACATTGTTCTTCCAATTCAGCTGGACGGAAATAAAATTGACAAAGAGTATTTAAATTTAGTCATTACCACCCTGGGACTATCGGGAAAGCTAAAAAATCTGCCTAATAATCTATCGGGAGGGCAGCAGCAGAGAGTAGCCATTGCAAGAGCTCTGGCAACAAAGCCCGCCATTATACTGGCCGACGAACCAACGGGGAACCTGGACAGCAAAACAAGTCTGGATGTTATGGGATTACTTAAAGTTACAAGCAAACAGTTTGCTCAGACTATTGTGATGATTACCCACAATGAAGAAACGGCACAGATGGCGGACAGGATTATCCGGATTGAAGATGGAAAGATTGCAGGTGGTATAAATGCTTAAAGTAAAAAATGCAAAAACCATCAACAACCTTGCTTTAAAATCCTTTCAATCAAATAAGCTGAGAAATGTTTTTGTAATCATAGCAATCACTTTAACAACCATTTTGTTCACCAGTGTTTTCACCATTGGGTCCAGTTTAATTGGGTCTTTACAGGAAAGTACCATGCGCCAGGTTGGAAGCAGTGCTCATGGGACGTATAAAAACCTGACACCAGATGAATACAAGAAAATAAGCAAGAATAAGTCAATAGAAAATATAGGCTATTCTGTGGTACTGGGATATGCAGAAAATAAAGAACTGGTAAAACGTCCGTCTGAGATCAGGTATACTTCCAGTGCGTGGCAGGCCAAAAGTATGTTTGCATTACCCACAAGCGGCAGGCTCCCTAAGGCTGCAAATGAAATCGCCGCAGATGATATTGTTCTTAAAAGCTTAGGAATACCGTGTGAGTTAGGACAACATGTTACTTTGGAGTACTTAATAGACAACAAGAAAATTACTGACACCTTTACTCTTGTTGGATTCTGGAAAGAAGACAGTGTTATACCTGCCAGTGAAATCTGGTTATCCCCGGCCTATGTTAAAAATAAACTCATAGGATATAGGGGGTATAATATTTATGGGACTATTAATGCAGATGTAACTTTTAAGAACAGCTTTTTCATTGAAAGTAAGATGCAGAAGGTCGTTAGTGAAAGCGGGCTTCCTATTGATGAAATTAAATATGGTGTAAATTGGGCTTATGCAGGACATGGAGGCAGCACAGATTTGACTACCATTTTAAGTGTATCAGGGATGATTGGTCTGATTATACTTTCCGGGTATTTGATTATTTCAAATATCTTCTATATATCCATTGTAAAAGATATTCAATATTATGGACTGTTGAAAGCCGTTGGAACCACTTCCAGACAGATTAGAAAAATCATAGGAAAACAGGCAGGCATCCTTTGCTGCATCGGCATTCCCATTGGGTTGGCTGCAGGCTTTTTAGTGGGGAAAGTATTAACCCCTGTAGTTTTGTCTTCTTTTAATCTGATTACAATAATTATTCCAATCAATCCAGCTATATTTATAGGGGCAGCTATGTTTTCAGCTATAACGGTTTATATCAGCATAAGGAAACCTTCCAGGATTGCGGCAAAGGTCAGTGCTATTGAAGCACTTCGAAATTCAGATAACACCATAAAAGTTCATAAAAAAATAAAGAAAAGTAAAAAGATAAGCCCTTTTAGAATGGCTAAAGAAAATGTTTTCAGAAACCGAAAAAAAATGATAATGGTAACGGTTTCCCTTTCCTTGAGTCTGATTATACTGAATTGTGCCTATTCTATTGTAAAAGGGTTTGATATGGATAAATACCTAAGTAATAGTATGGTGAAAGATTTTGCAGTAGCAGATGCGGCATACTTTAATGTATATAAGTGCTATAGGGGAGAGCAGACACTGAACAAAGAATTTTTAAAAGAATTGTATTCTCAAGAGGGCATAAAGGAAACCGGAAATATTTATTTTTGTCAAATAAATTATAATATAGACGACAAGATAAAAAGTGCAGTAAAAGAGGCCACATCAAGATTTAACATGAGTGAAAAAAAGTCCCTTGTATTTAAAGATAAAATAGCACAAAAAGATTTCCAGGTTCAGCTATATGGGCTAGACGATTCTATATTTGAGGAACTAACATGTTTTAAGGGAAACATTGATAAGGACAAATTCAAAACAGGGAAATATATTATTGCATCAGCTTTTGATTCAGAAGGACGGATTTCATATTATAAAATCGGGGATAAGGTAACAATAAAGTATCCAAAAGGAAATAGCCAGGAATATGAGGTGATGGCCATTGCCAATATTCCATATCCCATATCAGTCAGATATGGAGATATTATTGATGTGGAATTTCTTTTACCTTCAGAGGAGTTTTGTAAAAATATGGGTGATTTGGCACCTATGATGACAACCTTTGATGCAAATGAGAAAGAAAAGAAAAGTATAGAAAATTACTTGGATTATTACTGTAATAAAGTAAACACAGATATGCAATATACTTCAAAAGCAACCTTTGCCGCAGAATTTGAAGAGGTAAAGCAAACGTATTTTTCTGTTGGAATTGTTATAAGTAGTATTCTGGCATTTATAGGCATTATAAATTTTATCAATACAACCATTACTTCGTTAATAGCCAGAAAAAGAGAACTTGCCATGTTACAGAGCATCGGAATGACCAGCAGGCAAATGAAGCAGATGATAATATCAGAAGGCCTTACTTATGTTTGCCTGACGGCTCTAACGGTGCTTATTGTGGGAAGTCCCATTGGCTATCTTGGAATAAGCGCGACCATGTGTAATAACATAGCATTTACCCCTATATTTACGGTAGTGCCGTCTTTACTTTGCTTGCCAGTATTTGTTGTATTGGTCTATATTATTACTCTATCCTCCTATAAAGTGCTTAATAAAAAATCTATTGTTGAAAGACTCAGGGAAATAGAGTGATTTCTGGATAATATATTCAGATGATGATGGGTTATAAACAAAGTTAAACATAACATCCTCTCTGATGGAATATCTTAATATGTGGATACTTGAATCAGAGGGGGTTTTTTAATGTACAGAGTTGTAGTTATTGGCGGTGGCTGGTCGGGTTGTGCCGCAGCTGTGGCCGCCCGAAAAGCAGGGGCATCAGTAGTGCTTGTTGAAAAGACTGACCTGCTTTTAGGCCTAGGCAATGTTGGAGGCATTATGCGTAATAATGGCAGATTTACTGCTGCGGAAGAAAACATTGCTTTGGGTGCAGCGGAACTGTTTGGAATAACAGACAGCTGCTCCAGACATAGAAACATTGACTTTCCAGGTCATAAACACGCCAGTCTGTACGATGTTATGAAAGTAGAACCACAAGTGAGACGACTCCTAAAAGATATGGGTGTTGAAATACGTGTTATGACAAGGGTTATTGATGTGGTAACTGAGATAGTAGAGTTGCCTGAAGAAAAGACACAAAAATATATAAAGAGTCTTATTGTGACTAATGGGGTAGGACTTGGGCAGAGGAATATAGATGTGCAGACTATAGAGGGGGATGTTTTTATTGAATGCACAGGATCTACAGGACCTATGGGGAATTGCCTTGCTTACGGTAATGGATGCTGTATGTGCATACTCAGATGCCCTGCTTTTGGCCCTAGAGTCAGTATTTCGCAGAAGGCTGGAGTAACGGACATAATGGGAATGCGCAAAGACGGTGCATGGGGAGCATTCAGTGGTTCTGGCAAACTGGAAAAGGGTTCACTGTCTGAGGATATTCAGCAGCAGTTAAACCAAAAAGGAGTAGTTGTTATACCCCTTGCAGCCAAAGAGGTTTCCAGAGATAAGCTGAATTTGAAAGTATGTCAGCAGTATGCTTTGGATGAATATGCAGAGAATATCATACTGCTGGATACAGGATATGCTAAAATCATGACACCATTTTTCCCATTAGAAAAATTAAGAGAAGTACCCGGACTGGAGAATGCCCGCTATGCAGACCCTTATGCAGGAGGTAAGGGAAATTCCATCCGATATTTATCTGTAACAGAGAGAGATGATTATATGAAGGTGCAGGGTATTGAGAACCTCCTTTGTGGGGGAGAAAAGTCGGGGTTATTTGTAGGGCACACGGAAGCTATCACTACCGGAAGCCTGGCAGGCTTTAATGGAGCCAGGTACTTAAAAGGACTTAAACCTATGGAACTGCCGAGACAACTGGCTACGGGAGACTTAATTGCTTATGCGAATGAACGTCTGCAAACCAGAGAAGGCCTGATGACCCGGTATACTTTTGCCGGGGCGGAGTATTTTCAACGAATGCAGGAAAAACAGCTATATAGCGTAGATTCTGACGAGATTGCAGGGCGCGTAGCCAGAACAGGACTTGCAGGAATCTACAATGAAAAGATTATATAAAGAGTAATAAGAGGGACTGCTTTGGAGCAGTCCCTCTATATTAATATGTGAGTGTTTTAATAGTAAGCATTCGGCTACAATTATTAATAAAATTTATAAAAACCTGACTGTTATCCTTGAATTATAAGGAAGCGCGCCTTTCATTTAGATGCAATTTCAGAGTGCAAACATTGACAATCACAAGTAAAATGGTAAAATAAGGACAAAATGAAAATTTCATCCTCATTTTTAATTAAAGAATAAGCAGGAAATTACAAAATAGAGCAAGGAGACTAAATGGAGAAAGACGTTGGAAGATACCTAAAAGCTGTTACAATCGTTTTAGTTACTGCTTTTTGTGCTATGAAACTGCCCCATCTAGATAAATCAATATTTGATTTAATGGTGCCAACCATAAAACTAAGTCCAGGATCAAGGTTGGATTTAGTTGGTATATTACCACTGGTCCTGCTATGGTGGAGCTATAAAGAAGTTGTAAAAAGCAACTATTTCAAAAGTGGAAAAGTCGTAATATTTATTGTTATGTTTTGCATTCTAGTGCCCTTTACATTCAAAGCAATGAATGCAATTAAGACACCATACTATTTATTAAGTGGTGGGCTTAAATCAATAGATGTAATAGAGAGCAACTATTCCTTTAGCAATGGGCCAAAAGACAATACCATAAAAGTTGATTTAACTTTGAAGAATTATGGAAAAG carries:
- a CDS encoding FAD-dependent oxidoreductase translates to MYRVVVIGGGWSGCAAAVAARKAGASVVLVEKTDLLLGLGNVGGIMRNNGRFTAAEENIALGAAELFGITDSCSRHRNIDFPGHKHASLYDVMKVEPQVRRLLKDMGVEIRVMTRVIDVVTEIVELPEEKTQKYIKSLIVTNGVGLGQRNIDVQTIEGDVFIECTGSTGPMGNCLAYGNGCCMCILRCPAFGPRVSISQKAGVTDIMGMRKDGAWGAFSGSGKLEKGSLSEDIQQQLNQKGVVVIPLAAKEVSRDKLNLKVCQQYALDEYAENIILLDTGYAKIMTPFFPLEKLREVPGLENARYADPYAGGKGNSIRYLSVTERDDYMKVQGIENLLCGGEKSGLFVGHTEAITTGSLAGFNGARYLKGLKPMELPRQLATGDLIAYANERLQTREGLMTRYTFAGAEYFQRMQEKQLYSVDSDEIAGRVARTGLAGIYNEKII